The stretch of DNA TTGACAAATTCCTTGCTTACCTCAAACACTGATTGACTGAGGTCATATCCACCATTTTGACCTATTGGATTGGCATTGAAAAACTGGGTACCATTTTCTGTATGCAAGAAAAGACATCAAAGTGCTGCTAACACATTAGCGTAAAAAAATACACACAATGCTTACCATCAACCatgtcttcatcaccatgaaccCAGCCACCATCAACCATATCATCACCATGGAACCAACCATTCTCCCCGTTGCGCTctggaaaataaaaaaaatacattgaTTTGCGACAGAACTGTTCTAAGTATCAAGTGTAACTTCATAGCTTACCAGCATTAGGATCAGGATTCAGTTCAGCACAATGGCAGAAGACATCAAAAAGCGCTTCCACTGAAGTTCTGTCAAGGATACAAGTCATGCAATGCCACAGAGAGAATTGCATAGATACTTCAAGAACTCAAGAGACAAGAAAAGCAGCAGTCTGCCAACTTCGATTTTACATTGAGATATTGTAGTGTTAACTGTGAGAATTATTGCATAATGAAATTAGTAGCGCCCTGAATCAGTTCAATAGATCGCAAGTTGTAACATCTAAATCATGAAACACTTGAACACTGAACACCAGAATGAAGCAAACAAGGAAATATTTGAAGAGACATGTTAATTTAAAAGGATACATTGACCAGGGTCCCCCAGTATAATGCGCAGTTCAGAGACTCTTGATAGGTCTAATTCATCATTTGCTTCAGGATTTGATTCAACAGCCTCCTCGTCTGTGGCAACTTCTGCCTCAATCTTCAAATTACATGGACAAAATGTCAGACATTTATACCAGGGAATATTAAAAACAAAGCAACAGAACAAAAGTACAAAACAGACACATAATGGTTCACTGCACACCAATTAAACAACAAAATGGTACAGACATGTCAGAATCAGGATATGCAGATATAATGTAAGTTCAGCAGGGTACTTATCCACAAAAAAATTTAACTAATACAGCAAAAGTACAATTTATTTATATGCAGATGAGGGCTTGCTTTGTTCAGGAACTCTATTGCAACATGTGGTGACTGGTGAGTTATTCAGTAGAAATGGAGAAACTTAGTACTGCTACAAAATAAAACAGGTACTGCCACCTATCCACAAATGAGACAGCACCATCCCTCATAGACACAGAGAGAAACTTTGTTCATCAGTGGAAATACATGGCTACAACAGTTCTGAGCCTTCTGCATATCCAGTTATCGACAAGGGAACATTTAACCGCAAATGCCACAAGAGAACCAAGCTATGCCAAGCTATAGATGCCAAAAGCAAAATGGTGCCAACTGCAATAGTCAAAGAATAACTAAGCATCATGTGACAAAAAATCCTACACTCAATAGTCCACACAACCGTTCTAGGGTCTGTGAATCAAAGATCCTAGTTCTCTAAAAGCTATGAGGTATTCTGAAACCATCCAGAAAACAGAAGAAGGAAGTTTTTGAAATCCCGTGAGCAAAGGGATCTACCAATAAGACTGTACGAGCGTCTCACGCTGAATTGTACAGCCTACCCCACTAGGCCACTACTAACAAGAAGCTTATTGGGCACTCCCGGATCCTAGACCATGGTCCAAGACACTTCAAGGTAGAGTACACCCCACACTTTAAGCACACATAGCTCAACTGTTAGGACATAAGAGCTAGACCTGATCGATCTTTCATCTTATTGGACCTCAAGAGGGAGTAATTCTACAACGAGCACTAAAGTATCCGCAAAAGGAGAGCTTGCTTGTCCAATCACCTGCGTGTAGAGGCAGGGCGAGGGATACGCCTCCAGGTCGCGCGACACAGCGTGGAGCGAGATGGCGAGGAAGTCCACGGCGTAGCCCTTGCCCTTCTCCGCCTCGCTGAGCCAAATCACCCTCCTAGTTGAGGTGAGCAAGCCAACGGTTAGCGAAACATCAACCGTCGGAAAAAGTGCTGGAGATGTACTCGTGCAAGCCGAGCTTCACTACCTTGTGGTGACGAACAGGGTCCCCGGcagctccggcgagcggcggccgaggGCGACGGACGCGGCGCGGTCCACCCGGACCAGCTCCTCGCCGgaggcggcgtcgaggcggggCGCTCCGTCGCCGGCAATGTAGGAGAAGCGCTGGAGTCCTGGAGCCatgggagcgcggcggcggggcggccga from Panicum virgatum strain AP13 chromosome 9K, P.virgatum_v5, whole genome shotgun sequence encodes:
- the LOC120653011 gene encoding chloride conductance regulatory protein ICln-like, whose translation is MAPGLQRFSYIAGDGAPRLDAASGEELVRVDRAASVALGRRSPELPGTLFVTTRRVIWLSEAEKGKGYAVDFLAISLHAVSRDLEAYPSPCLYTQIEAEVATDEEAVESNPEANDELDLSRVSELRIILGDPGQLEALFDVFCHCAELNPDPNAERNGENGWFHGDDMVDGGWVHGDEDMVDENGTQFFNANPIGQNGGYDLSQSVFELQINDQRFEDADEEQEIHENGH